A single region of the Halostella litorea genome encodes:
- a CDS encoding toll/interleukin-1 receptor domain-containing protein — translation MWDAFVSHAGEDKDEFVEPLAKELENYGLNVWYDDFELSVGDSIPDEIQRGLHNSDYGVVILSEAFFEKSWTQEELDSLIQRDVTEMDKVILPVCYDITPQDVLSHHKLLGKRYLISGDSMSVSKIAQELYQEILENRTKPLTDDGLEEFDPETLDYLAEIIGDIKQGTEIKKFFERLNFEIDWDDAKEGSIHEWIATFPVEAKEKGIDLESARKSTILENLKELNNEDPSNIISIVEKLAHPRHYIENDKDRAQVVEKLNIILKWEDLRIVDQGEVKKLT, via the coding sequence ATGTGGGATGCTTTTGTAAGCCATGCGGGAGAAGATAAAGATGAATTTGTAGAACCTCTAGCTAAGGAGTTGGAAAATTACGGTCTAAACGTATGGTATGATGATTTTGAACTCTCTGTCGGAGATAGCATCCCGGACGAAATTCAACGCGGTTTGCATAACTCTGATTATGGTGTTGTTATCCTTTCTGAAGCTTTCTTTGAGAAGAGTTGGACACAAGAGGAATTAGATTCACTAATCCAACGGGATGTGACTGAGATGGATAAAGTCATCCTCCCCGTTTGTTATGATATTACACCACAAGATGTACTTTCCCACCACAAGCTTTTGGGCAAACGATATCTGATTTCTGGAGATTCAATGTCTGTTTCCAAGATCGCCCAGGAGCTCTACCAAGAGATACTAGAAAATCGCACAAAACCTCTCACAGACGACGGGTTGGAAGAGTTCGACCCTGAAACTCTGGACTATCTCGCCGAAATTATCGGGGATATAAAACAAGGGACAGAAATTAAAAAATTTTTCGAACGTCTGAATTTTGAAATCGATTGGGATGATGCAAAAGAAGGCAGCATACATGAGTGGATTGCAACATTCCCCGTTGAGGCCAAAGAAAAAGGAATAGATTTAGAGAGTGCAAGGAAGAGTACGATTTTAGAAAACCTCAAAGAGCTAAATAACGAAGACCCATCAAATATAATATCTATTGTTGAAAAATTAGCTCATCCTAGACACTATATTGAGAATGATAAAGATAGAGCGCAAGTTGTAGAAAAATTGAACATCATCCTGAAATGGGAGGACTTGAGAATAGTTGACCAAGGAGAAGTAAAGAAGTTAACCTAA
- a CDS encoding IS4 family transposase — MRRLTTLFPSEFLEEHAEELGVVEREGKLQVPVLVWALVFGFAAGESRTLAGFRRSYNSTADETISPGGFYHRLTPTLAEYLRDLVEHGLDEVAVPDAVDADIDRFRDVMIADGTVLRLHEFLSEEFQARHEEQAGAKLHLLHNATDETIERIDVTDEKTHDSTLFKTGSWLHGRLVLLDLAYFKYRRFALIDENDGYFVSRLKENANPVITEELRAWRGRARPLVGEQIQDVVDDLHRQYIDVEVEAEFKRGQYEGTRSLDTKRFRVVGVRDEDADDYHLYITNLPRNEFLPADLATLYRCRWEVETLFRELKTQYELDEFDTSDPDVVKILLYAALLSLLVSRELLDLVTEQADDEIVFPPERWAATFRSHAQLILHELGEYLGYSPPPLLERLIEDAQKIHQQRPILQETLATTTQPRCES; from the coding sequence ATGCGTCGGCTCACTACATTGTTTCCCTCCGAGTTCCTCGAAGAGCACGCCGAGGAACTCGGCGTGGTCGAGCGTGAAGGGAAGCTTCAGGTTCCAGTCCTCGTGTGGGCGCTCGTGTTCGGCTTCGCCGCAGGCGAGAGCCGAACACTCGCTGGGTTCAGACGGAGCTACAACTCGACCGCTGATGAGACGATCTCACCAGGCGGTTTCTATCACCGGTTGACGCCGACACTCGCGGAGTACCTCCGCGACCTCGTCGAGCACGGCCTCGACGAGGTCGCTGTTCCCGACGCTGTTGACGCTGATATCGACCGATTCAGGGACGTGATGATCGCTGACGGAACCGTGTTGCGGTTGCACGAGTTCCTCTCTGAGGAGTTCCAAGCCCGTCACGAGGAGCAGGCTGGAGCGAAGCTCCACCTGCTCCACAATGCCACCGACGAGACGATTGAACGGATCGACGTGACCGACGAGAAAACGCACGACAGCACGCTGTTCAAGACGGGTTCGTGGCTGCACGGACGGCTAGTTCTGCTCGATCTGGCGTACTTCAAGTACCGTCGCTTTGCGTTGATCGACGAGAACGACGGCTACTTCGTGAGTCGGCTGAAAGAGAACGCGAATCCGGTGATAACGGAGGAGTTACGGGCCTGGCGCGGCCGCGCCAGGCCCTTGGTGGGTGAACAGATCCAGGATGTCGTTGACGATCTGCACCGACAGTACATCGACGTGGAGGTCGAAGCGGAGTTCAAGCGGGGACAGTACGAGGGAACGCGCTCGCTGGACACGAAGCGGTTCCGCGTCGTCGGCGTCCGTGACGAGGACGCCGACGACTACCATCTGTACATCACGAATCTGCCGCGAAATGAGTTTCTCCCGGCGGATCTCGCAACGCTGTATCGGTGCCGGTGGGAGGTAGAAACCCTGTTTCGTGAGTTGAAGACGCAGTACGAGTTGGACGAGTTCGACACGAGCGATCCGGATGTCGTGAAAATTCTGTTGTACGCGGCGTTGCTGTCGCTGCTGGTGAGTCGTGAGCTGTTGGATCTGGTCACCGAGCAGGCCGACGATGAGATCGTGTTCCCGCCGGAACGCTGGGCGGCGACCTTCCGGTCGCACGCCCAGCTCATCCTCCACGAACTCGGCGAATATCTCGGGTACTCGCCACCGCCGCTGTTGGAGCGGCTGATCGAAGATGCACAGAAGATCCACCAACAACGACCGATCCTACAAGAGACGCTCGCTACCACTACGCAACCGAGGTGTGAGTCTTAG